Proteins co-encoded in one endosymbiont 'TC1' of Trimyema compressum genomic window:
- a CDS encoding metallophosphoesterase family protein, with translation MGLGDCDCHCICFGHSHEPLNEQQDSILYFNPGTASGARTGKQTAGFLKLSKENGIINGELISL, from the coding sequence ATGGGATTAGGGGATTGCGACTGTCATTGTATTTGTTTTGGTCATAGTCATGAACCTTTAAATGAGCAACAAGATTCTATCTTATATTTTAATCCTGGAACAGCCAGTGGTGCAAGAACAGGAAAACAAACTGCAGGATTTCTAAAACTTTCCAAAGAAAATGGAATTATTAATGGAGAATTAATCAGTTTGTAA
- a CDS encoding metallophosphoesterase family protein, whose translation MKKTLVISDTHYPKYELPSKLWSLVKEADAVIHCGDFTASELLEDLKLVNENVYSVYGNNDQILSGSIPEKEL comes from the coding sequence ATGAAGAAAACTTTAGTTATTTCAGATACTCATTATCCAAAATATGAATTACCTAGTAAGTTATGGTCATTAGTTAAGGAGGCAGATGCTGTTATTCATTGTGGTGACTTTACTGCCTCGGAATTACTTGAGGATTTAAAATTAGTAAATGAAAATGTCTATAGCGTTTATGGTAATAACGATCAAATTTTAAGTGGCTCAATACCAGAAAAAGAATTATAA
- a CDS encoding aconitate hydratase — MTKTLTEKILSNHLITGEMIQGQEIGIKIDQTLTQDATGTMAYLQFEAIGVPKVKTELSVSYIDHNTLQTGFENADDHLFLQSIAAKYGLYFSRPGNGICHQVHLERFGIPGKTLLGSDSHTPTGGGIGMLAMGAGGLDVAVAMAGGPFYLTVPKVINVELKGKLKPYVSAKDIILKVLEILSVKGGVGKVIEYTGEGLKTLSVPERSTITNMGAELGATTSIFPSDETTKAFLEAQDRGSDYKELKADEGAVYDERIIIDLDALEPLTAAPHSPDNIQTVRELNHLKVNQVAIGSCTNSSFTDLTKVAHILEGKTVNPSVSLVISPGSKQVFEMLAENGALKKLIASGARILESACGPCIGMGQSPSSGAISLRTFNRNFYGRSGTKDASIYLVSPETAAASALTGYMTDPTTITDGYAVETPTHFLIDDNMILKPSDSPETAEIIKGPNIKPLPVNQPLENNLVGNLLLKVEDNITTDHIMPAGAKVLPLRSNIPEISKYAFSQIDPSFSERAIAENGGFIVGGHNYGQGSSREHAALAPMYLGIKGVITQSFARIYKANLVNFGLLPLTFKNEEDYNKIQQGDNLEIENVKDLLIKKGELILFNATKDESYPLVYDLSNRAIEIILAGGLLNYTKQNNN, encoded by the coding sequence ATGACAAAAACACTAACAGAAAAAATCCTATCAAATCATCTAATAACTGGTGAAATGATTCAAGGACAAGAAATTGGTATTAAAATAGATCAAACATTAACACAGGATGCAACAGGCACAATGGCTTATCTTCAATTTGAAGCCATTGGTGTTCCTAAAGTTAAAACAGAATTATCTGTGAGTTATATTGATCACAACACACTACAAACTGGTTTTGAAAATGCAGATGACCACTTATTTCTCCAATCTATTGCAGCAAAATATGGTCTCTATTTCTCAAGACCCGGCAATGGTATTTGTCATCAAGTTCATTTAGAACGTTTTGGAATTCCTGGTAAAACATTACTTGGTTCAGACAGTCATACACCAACAGGTGGTGGCATTGGTATGTTAGCTATGGGTGCTGGTGGTCTTGATGTGGCCGTTGCAATGGCTGGAGGACCCTTTTATTTAACGGTTCCAAAAGTCATTAATGTTGAATTAAAAGGTAAATTAAAACCCTATGTATCAGCAAAAGATATTATTTTAAAAGTATTGGAAATCCTCAGCGTTAAAGGTGGCGTTGGTAAAGTTATTGAATATACTGGTGAAGGCCTTAAAACTCTTTCAGTCCCTGAACGTTCAACCATTACAAATATGGGTGCAGAACTAGGAGCTACTACTTCAATTTTCCCAAGTGATGAAACAACTAAAGCATTCCTTGAAGCTCAGGATAGAGGCTCTGACTATAAGGAGTTAAAAGCGGATGAAGGGGCTGTTTATGATGAACGTATCATCATAGATTTAGATGCTCTTGAACCTTTAACAGCTGCGCCTCATAGCCCAGATAATATTCAAACAGTAAGGGAATTAAACCATTTAAAAGTTAATCAAGTAGCTATTGGTAGTTGTACTAACTCCTCCTTTACTGATTTAACTAAAGTAGCCCATATACTAGAGGGTAAAACAGTTAATCCTAGTGTAAGCTTAGTTATATCTCCAGGATCTAAACAAGTATTTGAAATGCTAGCAGAAAATGGCGCCCTTAAAAAATTAATAGCTTCTGGTGCTAGAATTTTAGAGTCAGCCTGTGGTCCTTGTATTGGTATGGGACAATCTCCGAGTTCAGGTGCTATTTCACTTAGAACTTTTAATAGAAACTTTTATGGCAGAAGTGGTACAAAAGATGCATCAATCTACTTAGTCAGTCCAGAAACAGCAGCAGCAAGCGCCTTAACAGGATACATGACTGATCCAACAACTATTACTGATGGTTATGCTGTAGAAACACCTACGCATTTTCTCATTGATGATAATATGATTTTAAAGCCATCAGATAGTCCTGAAACAGCAGAAATAATTAAAGGTCCAAATATTAAGCCACTACCTGTTAACCAACCGTTAGAAAATAATTTAGTAGGCAATTTACTACTAAAAGTTGAAGATAACATCACAACAGATCATATTATGCCTGCTGGCGCAAAAGTGCTACCACTAAGATCAAATATTCCCGAAATATCTAAGTATGCATTTTCTCAAATAGACCCTTCTTTTAGCGAGAGAGCCATTGCAGAAAATGGTGGTTTCATCGTAGGTGGACACAACTACGGACAAGGATCCAGCAGAGAACATGCAGCCCTAGCCCCTATGTATTTAGGTATTAAAGGGGTCATTACACAATCCTTTGCTAGAATTTACAAAGCAAATCTAGTAAATTTTGGATTATTACCACTTACCTTTAAAAATGAAGAAGACTATAACAAGATACAACAAGGTGATAATCTTGAAATAGAAAACGTTAAAGATCTTTTAATAAAAAAAGGAGAGTTAATACTCTTTAATGCAACTAAAGATGAATCTTATCCATTGGTATATGACTTGTCCAATCGAGCAATTGAAATAATTTTAGCAGGTGGATTACTCAACTACACAAAACAAAATAACAACTAA
- a CDS encoding ferredoxin domain-containing protein, translating to MLQTAKKVICTFDTVDLGNCAPPGAIGAAYSVASTNQLDHRVFFSVAKAALKLGDYLPDCKLMMAIPVSAYSKNIYYDRKIPELHD from the coding sequence GTGCTACAAACAGCAAAAAAGGTCATCTGCACCTTTGATACAGTTGACCTAGGCAATTGCGCCCCCCCGGGCGCAATAGGTGCAGCCTATAGTGTTGCCTCAACTAACCAATTAGATCACAGAGTCTTCTTTAGCGTAGCAAAAGCAGCTCTAAAACTAGGTGATTACTTACCTGACTGTAAATTAATGATGGCAATCCCAGTTTCCGCATATAGCAAAAATATTTACTATGATAGAAAGATACCAGAACTCCATGATTAA
- a CDS encoding nitrilase-related carbon-nitrogen hydrolase: MIERYQNSMINLALCQFQTAGDKQLNLQKAKAFIQMAKDKEANIIALPEMFNCPYEGISFRKFAELEGEETFKLLEEMSKDIVLIGGYIPEKDKEGFCYNTSYIFENGKLIGKHRKIHLFNIDFNNIKMHESDYLKPGQETTVVNTSFGPIGIAICFDIRFPEIFLEMNKKEPFLYVIPSTFNKVTGPAHFKLLGRSRAVDFQSFCSFNLHSF, translated from the coding sequence ATGATAGAAAGATACCAGAACTCCATGATTAATTTAGCATTATGTCAATTTCAAACAGCAGGTGATAAACAACTCAACTTACAAAAAGCAAAGGCATTTATACAAATGGCCAAAGATAAGGAAGCCAATATAATTGCTTTACCAGAAATGTTTAATTGCCCCTATGAGGGAATCTCTTTTAGAAAATTTGCGGAACTTGAAGGAGAAGAAACATTTAAACTTTTAGAAGAAATGAGTAAAGATATTGTTTTAATAGGAGGTTATATACCTGAAAAAGACAAAGAAGGCTTCTGTTACAATACTTCCTATATTTTTGAAAATGGAAAGCTAATTGGAAAACATAGAAAAATCCATCTTTTTAATATTGATTTTAATAATATTAAAATGCACGAGTCAGATTATTTAAAACCAGGACAAGAAACAACTGTAGTCAATACGTCTTTTGGTCCAATAGGAATTGCAATCTGTTTTGATATCCGTTTTCCAGAAATTTTTTTGGAAATGAATAAAAAAGAACCTTTTCTCTATGTTATCCCTTCAACATTTAATAAAGTAACGGGGCCAGCTCACTTTAAACTCTTAGGAAGAAGCCGTGCTGTTGATTTTCAAAGCTTTTGTAGCTTTAATCTCCACAGCTTCTAA
- a CDS encoding nitrilase-related carbon-nitrogen hydrolase: MIFKAFVALISTASNIEANYDPYGHTMLIDAWGNVMGELESGEGILLHKLKLKQLEIIKEQLPIKRD, translated from the coding sequence TTGATTTTCAAAGCTTTTGTAGCTTTAATCTCCACAGCTTCTAATATTGAAGCCAACTATGACCCTTATGGACATACAATGCTTATTGACGCATGGGGTAATGTAATGGGAGAATTAGAAAGCGGAGAAGGCATTCTCTTACATAAGTTGAAATTAAAACAACTGGAAATAATTAAAGAACAGCTACCAATAAAAAGAGACTAG
- a CDS encoding rubrerythrin family protein, producing MSTLDNLMSAFAGESQANRKYLAFAKKAEAEGYHAAAKMFKAAAEAETIHAHTHLNAAEGVKSTEENLKAAVSGETFEFEKMYPPFLEEAKKEGNKKATLSFTYAMAAEKVHADLFQEVLSNLSKDDTTEFYLCPVCGYVHKNGTPNACPICSTAGSKFIKID from the coding sequence ATGAGTACACTAGACAATCTAATGAGTGCCTTTGCAGGCGAATCACAAGCTAATAGAAAGTATCTAGCATTTGCTAAGAAAGCGGAAGCGGAAGGATATCATGCAGCAGCTAAAATGTTTAAAGCAGCAGCAGAGGCTGAAACTATTCATGCTCACACTCACTTAAATGCTGCTGAGGGCGTTAAGTCAACAGAAGAAAACCTAAAAGCAGCAGTAAGTGGTGAAACTTTTGAATTTGAAAAAATGTATCCACCATTTTTAGAAGAAGCTAAAAAAGAAGGCAATAAAAAAGCAACACTTTCATTTACATATGCTATGGCAGCTGAGAAAGTGCATGCTGATTTATTCCAGGAAGTTTTATCTAATTTAAGTAAAGATGACACTACAGAGTTTTATCTATGTCCAGTCTGTGGCTATGTTCATAAGAATGGAACACCTAATGCCTGCCCGATCTGTTCAACAGCTGGAAGCAAATTTATTAAAATAGATTAA
- a CDS encoding PspC domain-containing protein: MGLYRKREGAVIGGVCIGISDKYSIDSLLIRIAALILLFFTGGLLGAVYLVLWAVLPASDSDTTIKEELVDKVQELNLGANSVSKPLFLGGLCIVLGIFVLFVFIFPFDIIYKIFIPLIFIGIGIYFLITYRRK; the protein is encoded by the coding sequence ATGGGACTCTATAGAAAAAGAGAAGGTGCAGTAATCGGTGGCGTTTGTATAGGCATTTCAGATAAGTATAGTATTGATTCTTTACTAATTCGAATTGCTGCTTTAATTCTACTATTTTTTACAGGCGGATTACTTGGTGCAGTTTATTTAGTTCTATGGGCTGTATTACCTGCATCAGATAGTGATACTACTATTAAAGAGGAATTAGTGGATAAGGTTCAAGAGCTAAACTTAGGTGCAAATAGTGTAAGTAAGCCTTTATTTTTAGGTGGTTTATGTATAGTATTAGGTATCTTTGTTTTGTTTGTCTTTATCTTTCCCTTTGATATTATATACAAAATTTTTATTCCCCTTATATTTATTGGAATAGGTATCTATTTTCTCATTACTTACAGACGAAAATAA